One Pseudomonadota bacterium genomic region harbors:
- a CDS encoding DMT family transporter, whose amino-acid sequence MKKLFPFLCLILAALCWGANFVVGRALNNDIPPLAFNFWRWTIALVFLLPLSGFKVWQYRRIVRRHLPLTIMLAATGVAGFNSLIYTALHSTTAINAALMISTVPLQVPAISYVFFKTPLTGRQALSTAVSMLGALVVIAHGKLAHILALDFSVGDLLVLTAAFFWSLYTAFYHRRPREIPPLDFLVIISLLGVLMLLPFYLHELATVGGFPLNKINITAILYVALFASVIAFIAWNHGVVQIGANKAGLFIHCLPVFSAILAVIFLHEKLYPYHMVGIAFVVLGIVLSSRSGIRAVPVSGKNGMR is encoded by the coding sequence TTGAAAAAACTTTTTCCATTTTTATGCCTTATCCTGGCGGCCTTATGCTGGGGTGCTAATTTCGTTGTTGGTCGGGCGCTTAATAATGATATTCCCCCCCTGGCTTTCAATTTCTGGCGCTGGACCATAGCGCTGGTTTTTCTGCTGCCATTAAGCGGTTTCAAAGTGTGGCAATATCGGCGGATTGTCCGCCGGCATCTGCCTTTGACCATCATGCTGGCAGCGACCGGAGTGGCCGGGTTCAACAGCCTGATTTATACCGCCCTGCATTCAACCACCGCCATTAATGCCGCCCTGATGATTTCTACGGTTCCCTTGCAGGTGCCGGCGATTTCCTATGTTTTTTTCAAAACCCCATTGACCGGCCGGCAGGCGCTGAGCACAGCCGTATCCATGTTGGGAGCCCTGGTGGTCATCGCCCACGGTAAGTTGGCACATATCCTGGCCCTTGATTTTTCCGTCGGTGACCTGCTGGTTTTAACCGCGGCTTTTTTCTGGTCGCTCTATACCGCCTTTTATCACCGGCGCCCCCGGGAAATTCCCCCGCTTGATTTTCTGGTTATCATCTCCTTGCTGGGGGTGTTGATGCTCCTGCCTTTTTACCTTCATGAACTTGCTACTGTCGGCGGTTTTCCCCTCAATAAAATCAATATCACTGCCATCCTTTACGTGGCGCTTTTTGCTTCCGTCATTGCCTTCATTGCCTGGAATCACGGGGTTGTGCAAATCGGGGCGAATAAAGCCGGACTTTTTATCCATTGCCTGCCGGTATTCAGCGCTATCCTGGCGGTTATCTTTCTCCATGAAAAACTGTATCCTTATCACATGGTCGGAATTGCTTTTGTTGTTTTGGGTATTGTCCTGTCGTCGCGATCGGGGATCCGTGCCGTACCGGTTTCCGGTAAAAATGGGATGAGATGA